Proteins encoded within one genomic window of Triticum aestivum cultivar Chinese Spring chromosome 2D, IWGSC CS RefSeq v2.1, whole genome shotgun sequence:
- the LOC123052868 gene encoding WPP domain-associated protein isoform X2 — protein sequence MAQIEPVFDQGMDPFLARLTIPAANTSQSRCTPHNGLSLLDQPSLDTPSSLEGSPVPPPPSLFSCNCSCDIGSNFEAFATVMSRLHQHLLDADAEINYTEYLDLMKLEVDQQLNRLKEDMMLLKSHNFVHDSDADVSCPVICRHGKPIVEIDEGFNDLKLLLIVVFRQIKDMLSLFNASIHDLQWEHDLQLEVTGIMIGDCIRTLENELERRFFEQSSIVNSLRKNRKETVVQCGAIRQELMSISDMLLPSEDESHSPHSKHENLGNRSNRWKYNLLRKKTGEEHSASSSVETKKSATQRSVSPREVISEKSDFRHLRGSTGEEIINYFRSEISKLKRLHELYLQDKTEELFKFKREKASLDLKHDLEFEHLRKKVPDIISRVDTIISSTIKAPTVCSTSEALEENCRLNNKIDSLYLENQQLSGLLAEKMNDIKELSCQISDARREISLRLSLEEQIMRQVGTIKGDYEDLYVESTIRDEVYRTVTRNFVDDCRTSMEDASRNSQAEVSSLEAKLSEREKALCLANEENQKLTEKLLLLEKEHFIENNHENPELTKQESDEMILRDIEMEPHVSARSYSSTEQSLEDKELVKLSQTTEIASTTLHEVETKKLEYNGFLGKNEHIIQLDFILVSIMDLSKEFVEIEHKISGDIKGNEKRSDDLRDQCNHVVQQAIVLTKKGLSYKQMLDRRRSELRKAEAELLGAFLKTCKLVAGLRNKQKDDLKDAT from the exons ATGGCGCAGATCGAGCCC GTGTTTGACCAAGGAATGGATCCATTTCTTGCTAGGCTGACCATACCAGCAGCCAACACTAGCCAATCCcgatgtacacctcacaatggtttgtCCTTGCTCGATCAGCCTTCTCTCGACACACCCTCGTCTTTGGAAGGTTCACCAGTGCCACCACCGCCATCCTTGTTCTCCTGCAATTGCAGCTGTGATATCGGAAGCAACTTTGAGGCGTTTGCAACTGTAATGTCGCGGCTACATCAACACCTTCTGGATGCAGATGCAGAGATCAATTACACAGAGTACTTAGATTTGATGAAACTGGAAGTCGATCAACAGCTTAATAGGCTCAAGGAGGATATGATGCTCTTGAAAAGCCATAATTTTGTTCATGACAGTGATGCAGATGTTTCATGCCCTGTGATATGCCGTCATGGAAAGCCAATAGTAGAGATAGATGAGGGGTTCAATGACCTAAAGCTACTCTTGATAGTGGTGTTCCGGCAAATTAAGGACATGTTGAGCCTGTTCAACGCTTCAATTCACGATCTTCAGTGGGAGCATGACTTGCAATTAGAGGTCACCGGCATTATGATTGGAGACTGTATCAGAACTCTTGAGAATGAGCTAGAGAGGAGGTTTTTTGAACAAAGTTCCATTGTCAACAGTCTAAGGAAGAACCGGAAGGAAACTGTGGTTCAGTGTGGTGCAATCCGTCAAGAGTTGATGTCTATATCGGATATGCTGTTACCTTCAGAAGATGAATCACATAGTCCCCACAGTAAGCATGAAAATCTAGGTAACAGGAGTAACAGATGGAAATACAATCTCTTAAGAAAGAAAACAGGGGAGGAACACTCTGCATCTTCCAGTGTGGAAACCAAGAAGTCTGCAACACAGAGATCTGTAAGTCCCAGAGAAGTAATTTCCGAAAAATCTGACTTTCGGCATCTCAGGGGTTCAACTGGGGAAGAAATCATAAACTACTTCAGATCTGAGATTAGTAAATTAAAGAGATTGCATGAATTGTACTTACAAGATAAAACGGAAGAGCTGTTCAAATTCAAACGAGAGAAGGCGTCATTAGATCTTAAGCATGATCTAGAATTTGAGCATCTAAGAAAGAAAGTTCCTGACATCATTTCAAGGGTTGACACAATCATTTCTAGTACCATAAAGGCACCTACAGTTTGCAGCACTAGCGAGGCACTTGAGGAAAATTGCAGATTGAATAATAAAATTGATTCATTATACCTTGAAAACCAGCAGCTTAGCGGTTTGCTTGCAGAAAAGATGAATGATATTAAGGAATTATCGTGCCAGATATCTGATGCCAGGAGGGAAATATCACTTCGATTGTCACTTGAAGAACAAATTATGAGACAAGTCGGCACCATTAAAGGAGACTATGAGGATCTCTATGTTGAAAGCACTATTAGAGATGAAGTATACCGAACTGTGACAAGAAATTTTGTTGACGACTGTAGGACCAGCATGGAAGATGCCTCACGGAATTCTCAAGCAGAAGTGTCCTCACTTGAAGCTAAACTCTCAGAAAGGGAGAAGGCATTGTGTTTAGCTAATGAAGAAAATCAGAAGTTAACAGAAAAGTTGTTGTTACTAGAAAAGGAACACTTCATCGAAAATAATCATGAAAATCCAGAGCTAACCAAGCAAGAGAGCGACGAAATGATACTTCGTGATATCGAGATGGAGCCTCATGTATCAGCAAGATCATACTCGAGTACTGAGCAGAGCCTGGAGGATAAGGAGCTCGTCAAACTGAGCCAGACTACAGAGATTGCCTCAACTACCTTACATGAAGTTGAAAcaaaaaagttggaatacaatggGTTTCTAGGTAAAAATGAGCACATAATACAACTAGATTTCATTCTGGTATCTATTATGGATTTATCAAAAGAATTTGTGGAGATTGAACATAAAATTTCAGGAGACATCAAAGGAAATGAGAAAAG GTCAGATGATTTGAGGGATCAATGCAACCATGTGGTTCAACAGGCAATAGTACTAACAAAGAAGGGCCTCTCATATAAGCAAATGCTAGACAGAAGACGGTCCGAGCTTCGAAAAGCTGAAGCTGAG TTACTGGGTGCTTTCTTGAAGACATGCAAGCTTGTTGCAGGTCTACGGAATAAACAAAAGGATGACTTAAAAGATGCAACATAA
- the LOC123052868 gene encoding WPP domain-associated protein isoform X1 gives MAQIEPVFDQGMDPFLARLTIPAANTSQSRCTPHNGLSLLDQPSLDTPSSLEGSPVPPPPSLFSCNCSCDIGSNFEAFATVMSRLHQHLLDADAEINYTEYLDLMKLEVDQQLNRLKEDMMLLKSHNFVHDSDADVSCPVICRHGKPIVEIDEGFNDLKLLLIVVFRQIKDMLSLFNASIHDLQWEHDLQLEVTGIMIGDCIRTLENELERRFFEQSSIVNSLRKNRKETVVQCGAIRQELMSISDMLLPSEDESHSPHSKHENLGNRSNRWKYNLLRKKTGEEHSASSSVETKKSATQRSVSPREVISEKSDFRHLRGSTGEEIINYFRSEISKLKRLHELYLQDKTEELFKFKREKASLDLKHDLEFEHLRKKVPDIISRVDTIISSTIKAPTVCSTSEALEENCRLNNKIDSLYLENQQLSGLLAEKMNDIKELSCQISDARREISLRLSLEEQIMRQVGTIKGDYEDLYVESTIRDEVYRTVTRNFVDDCRTSMEDASRNSQAEVSSLEAKLSEREKALCLANEENQKLTEKLLLLEKEHFIENNHENPELTKQESDEMILRDIEMEPHVSARSYSSTEQSLEDKELVKLSQTTEIASTTLHEVETKKLEYNGFLGKNEHIIQLDFILVSIMDLSKEFVEIEHKISGDIKGNEKRSDDLRDQCNHVVQQAIVLTKKGLSYKQMLDRRRSELRKAEAEVDILENKVTALLSIAQKIYVTLEHYSPVFQQYPGLLGAFLKTCKLVAGLRNKQKDDLKDAT, from the exons ATGGCGCAGATCGAGCCC GTGTTTGACCAAGGAATGGATCCATTTCTTGCTAGGCTGACCATACCAGCAGCCAACACTAGCCAATCCcgatgtacacctcacaatggtttgtCCTTGCTCGATCAGCCTTCTCTCGACACACCCTCGTCTTTGGAAGGTTCACCAGTGCCACCACCGCCATCCTTGTTCTCCTGCAATTGCAGCTGTGATATCGGAAGCAACTTTGAGGCGTTTGCAACTGTAATGTCGCGGCTACATCAACACCTTCTGGATGCAGATGCAGAGATCAATTACACAGAGTACTTAGATTTGATGAAACTGGAAGTCGATCAACAGCTTAATAGGCTCAAGGAGGATATGATGCTCTTGAAAAGCCATAATTTTGTTCATGACAGTGATGCAGATGTTTCATGCCCTGTGATATGCCGTCATGGAAAGCCAATAGTAGAGATAGATGAGGGGTTCAATGACCTAAAGCTACTCTTGATAGTGGTGTTCCGGCAAATTAAGGACATGTTGAGCCTGTTCAACGCTTCAATTCACGATCTTCAGTGGGAGCATGACTTGCAATTAGAGGTCACCGGCATTATGATTGGAGACTGTATCAGAACTCTTGAGAATGAGCTAGAGAGGAGGTTTTTTGAACAAAGTTCCATTGTCAACAGTCTAAGGAAGAACCGGAAGGAAACTGTGGTTCAGTGTGGTGCAATCCGTCAAGAGTTGATGTCTATATCGGATATGCTGTTACCTTCAGAAGATGAATCACATAGTCCCCACAGTAAGCATGAAAATCTAGGTAACAGGAGTAACAGATGGAAATACAATCTCTTAAGAAAGAAAACAGGGGAGGAACACTCTGCATCTTCCAGTGTGGAAACCAAGAAGTCTGCAACACAGAGATCTGTAAGTCCCAGAGAAGTAATTTCCGAAAAATCTGACTTTCGGCATCTCAGGGGTTCAACTGGGGAAGAAATCATAAACTACTTCAGATCTGAGATTAGTAAATTAAAGAGATTGCATGAATTGTACTTACAAGATAAAACGGAAGAGCTGTTCAAATTCAAACGAGAGAAGGCGTCATTAGATCTTAAGCATGATCTAGAATTTGAGCATCTAAGAAAGAAAGTTCCTGACATCATTTCAAGGGTTGACACAATCATTTCTAGTACCATAAAGGCACCTACAGTTTGCAGCACTAGCGAGGCACTTGAGGAAAATTGCAGATTGAATAATAAAATTGATTCATTATACCTTGAAAACCAGCAGCTTAGCGGTTTGCTTGCAGAAAAGATGAATGATATTAAGGAATTATCGTGCCAGATATCTGATGCCAGGAGGGAAATATCACTTCGATTGTCACTTGAAGAACAAATTATGAGACAAGTCGGCACCATTAAAGGAGACTATGAGGATCTCTATGTTGAAAGCACTATTAGAGATGAAGTATACCGAACTGTGACAAGAAATTTTGTTGACGACTGTAGGACCAGCATGGAAGATGCCTCACGGAATTCTCAAGCAGAAGTGTCCTCACTTGAAGCTAAACTCTCAGAAAGGGAGAAGGCATTGTGTTTAGCTAATGAAGAAAATCAGAAGTTAACAGAAAAGTTGTTGTTACTAGAAAAGGAACACTTCATCGAAAATAATCATGAAAATCCAGAGCTAACCAAGCAAGAGAGCGACGAAATGATACTTCGTGATATCGAGATGGAGCCTCATGTATCAGCAAGATCATACTCGAGTACTGAGCAGAGCCTGGAGGATAAGGAGCTCGTCAAACTGAGCCAGACTACAGAGATTGCCTCAACTACCTTACATGAAGTTGAAAcaaaaaagttggaatacaatggGTTTCTAGGTAAAAATGAGCACATAATACAACTAGATTTCATTCTGGTATCTATTATGGATTTATCAAAAGAATTTGTGGAGATTGAACATAAAATTTCAGGAGACATCAAAGGAAATGAGAAAAG GTCAGATGATTTGAGGGATCAATGCAACCATGTGGTTCAACAGGCAATAGTACTAACAAAGAAGGGCCTCTCATATAAGCAAATGCTAGACAGAAGACGGTCCGAGCTTCGAAAAGCTGAAGCTGAG GTTGACATTTTGGAAAACAAGGTTACTGCACTCCTAAGTATTGCGCAAAAGATATATGTGACTCTCGAGCATTATTCTCCTGTCTTTCAGCAGTATCCTGGG TTACTGGGTGCTTTCTTGAAGACATGCAAGCTTGTTGCAGGTCTACGGAATAAACAAAAGGATGACTTAAAAGATGCAACATAA
- the LOC123052869 gene encoding N-acetyl-D-glucosamine kinase, with translation MQRYTTRDIWEMEDRQSPRMGCSVVLGVDGGASNTVCVCIPAAMPFADPLPVLARAVAGCSNQNSVGEDKARETLERVMAQALHKARRRRSNVCAVCLAVAGVNHPIDQHRMLDWLREIFPSHVKLFVENDAVAALASGTMGKLHGCVLIAGTGTIAYGFTSDGREARAAGAGPVLGDWGSGYGISAQALTAVVRAYDGRGPETVLTNNILDFLGLASPDELIGWTYEDQSWARIADILPVVVESAEAGDEVANKILHNSVGELASSVKAVVQRLALSGEDGKDLFPLVMVGKVLEANQRWDIGKEVISCVTKTYPGAYPIHPEVEPAVGAALLAWNAIASELDGDLRAAA, from the exons ATGCAGAGGTATACCACTAGGGACATATGGGAGATGGAGGACCGCCAGAGCCCGCGCATGGGGTGCAGCGTCGTCCTCGGCGTTGACGGCGGCGCCAGCAACACCGTCTGCGTCTGCATACCGGCCGCCATGCCCTTCGCCGACCCGCTCCCCGTCCTCGCCCGCGCCGTCGCCGGATGCTCCAACCAGAACTCCGTAGGAG AGGACAAGGCGAGGGAGACGCTGGAGCGAGTGATGGCGCAGGCTCTCCACAAGGCTCGCCGGAGACGATCAAACGTGTGCGCGGTCTGCTTGGCCGTAGCCGGCGTCAACCACCCCATCGACCAGCACAGAATGCTGGACTGGCTCAG GGAGATTTTTCCGAGCCATGTGAAGCTGTTCGTGGAGAACGACGCGGTGGCGGCACTGGCCAGCGGCACCATGGGCAAGCTCCACGGCTGCGTGCTCATCGCAGGGACAGGAACAATAGCCTACGGTTTCACCAGTGACGGCAGGGAAGCTCGGGCAGCTGGTGCAGGGCCGGTGCTAGGTGACTGGGGAAg TGGCTATGGGATTTCAGCACAGGCATTGACAGCAGTTGTGAGGGCCTATGATGGCAGGGGTCCTGAAACAGTACTCACAAACAACATCCTTGACTTCCTTGGACTCGCATCGCCGGATGAACTGATAGG TTGGACATACGAAGATCAATCTTGGGCGCGCATTGCTGACATTCTCCCTGTTGTGGTAGAATCTGCCGAAGCCGGCGATGAAGTAGCAAACAAGATCTTGCACAATTCAGTTGGTGAACTAGCTTCCAGTGTCAAGGCTGTAGTGCAGAGACTTGCGCTTAGTGGAGAAG ATGGAAAAGATCTATTTCCGCTTGTTATGGTCGGTAAAGTTCTTGAGGCAAACCAGAGGTGGGACATTGGTAAGGAAGTGATAAGTTGTGTTACCAAGACATATCCAGGGGCATATCCAATACATCCCGAG GTGGAACCAGCTGTTGGTGCAGCATTACTAGCATGGAATGCTATAGCAAGTGAATTGGATGGTGATCTTAGGGCTGCTGCTTAA